A region of the Perca flavescens isolate YP-PL-M2 chromosome 15, PFLA_1.0, whole genome shotgun sequence genome:
GGTCAGTTTTGTATGATCCAAGCTGATAGTGTGAAGCCACGTCGCTGTGCCCCACTGAGGCATGAGTGTGGGAAGGGCCCACCACCACAGCTTCGTGTCCTGTGAAGAAGACGGCCTGAGACTAAGTACCATGCCTGCTGTGGGCAGCTTCGGCAATGGCAAGATTCACACAAGACGCAAATACCACAGCCGGTTTGTCAGCAAGGCTGGACAATGCAACATCCACTTCTCAAACATGGATGAGAAGTCACAGCGGTACATATCTGACATTTTCACAACGTGTGTGGACGTCCGCTGGCGATACATGTTCTTGCTATTCAGCCTGGTGTTTGTGGTGTCCTGGCTAACATTCGGCCTGTCATACTGGGTCATCGGCCTCCTACACGGTGACATGGAACATCCTGAAGGGGATGGCAACTTTGTTCCTTGTGTCATGCAGGTTAACACCTTTGTGGCAGCTTTCCTGTTCTCTGTTGAGACCCAGACGACCATTGGGTATGGTGCTCGCGTTGTGACAGAGGAATGCCCGGTTGCTGTCTTCATGGTGGTCTTTCAGTCCATCATGGGCTGCATCATCGATGCCTTCATGATTGGCGCCATCATGGCCAAGATGGCAAGGCCCAAAAAACGTGCAGAGACTCTACTGTTCAGCCACAACGCAGTCATCGCTTTGCGTGATGGGAAACTGTGCTTCATGTTTAGGGTTGCTAATCTAAGGAAGAGCCACATTGTGGAAGCTCATGTACGAGCCCAGCTCGTCAAGCCCCGTTATACTGAGGAAGGCGAATACATCCCCTTGGATCAGATTGACATGAACGTAGGTTATGACAATGGCACAGACCGCCTGTTTCTGGTTGCACCCCTCACTGTCATACACGAGATTAATGAAGAAAGTCCACTGTTTGGCATCAGTAAACAAGATCTTGAAACATCTGACTTTGAGATAGTAATTATACTTGAGGGGTTGGTGGAGGCCACAGCCATGACGACGCAGGCGCGCAGCTCTTACCTGCCTTCAGAGATCCTGTGGGGTCATCGCTTTGAACCCGTCATCTTTGAGGAGAAGAGCCAGTACAGGATAGATTATGCCTACTTTCACAAAACATTCGAAGTACTATCAACCCCCAGATGCAGTGCCAAGGACATGGAGGAGAGAAAATTCCCAACATCTGGCGCCAACTCTTTCTGCTATGAGAACGAGCTGGCCTTCATCAgcagggatgaggaggaggagggggatggggagaaagaggaagacAAAAAGTGTTCAACAGAGCTAGTGGATGAGCAGGCCATTCCTGGACATGATCAAAAGTCCTCCCGTAAAGAATCAGAGATCTAACCTTTGGCTGTTgcttgtttgatttgtttttggaTGCAGAGCAATGAAAGCGTTGTGGGAAGAGCCCTATGACTGTCATTCTCCTGACACGAGGATACCAATAAAGGTGGAGAAACAGCAGTAATGATCTCCATCAGAAAAGCAAGGACATTTCTCATCGGATTTACTCTTTTGCTTTCCCGAAATTGTTATGGAGCtttaatgcaacaaaaaaaaaaactgtc
Encoded here:
- the kcnj12b gene encoding ATP-sensitive inward rectifier potassium channel 12: MSVGRAHHHSFVSCEEDGLRLSTMPAVGSFGNGKIHTRRKYHSRFVSKAGQCNIHFSNMDEKSQRYISDIFTTCVDVRWRYMFLLFSLVFVVSWLTFGLSYWVIGLLHGDMEHPEGDGNFVPCVMQVNTFVAAFLFSVETQTTIGYGARVVTEECPVAVFMVVFQSIMGCIIDAFMIGAIMAKMARPKKRAETLLFSHNAVIALRDGKLCFMFRVANLRKSHIVEAHVRAQLVKPRYTEEGEYIPLDQIDMNVGYDNGTDRLFLVAPLTVIHEINEESPLFGISKQDLETSDFEIVIILEGLVEATAMTTQARSSYLPSEILWGHRFEPVIFEEKSQYRIDYAYFHKTFEVLSTPRCSAKDMEERKFPTSGANSFCYENELAFISRDEEEEGDGEKEEDKKCSTELVDEQAIPGHDQKSSRKESEI